In the genome of Xiphias gladius isolate SHS-SW01 ecotype Sanya breed wild chromosome 18, ASM1685928v1, whole genome shotgun sequence, the window ataatgagGTAAAAGTATGCAAAAGTAATTCCTGTGAGACAAAAGCTCAGGCTGCTCTGAACAGTAGGTTtccaacttttcttttctttttttctttctactttcGTGATGAGTTGAAATCAGCTCTTCAGGGATTTCTTTATATAGTCATCCGATTCAAGCACAGCTCCAGGCACAGCACACCCACAAAGTACCCATCCATCCGCTCAGTCTGTCTGCTCAAGTATACTCTGCAAGTTTTTGGCGGTTTTTCAGTATGTCTCACAGAAAGCTGTTAAAGAAAGTTAATGGatcagtgtgtaggatttagtggcataTAGTGGTGAaattgcagattgcaaccagctgaatacccctcccctcgtccctccctttccaagcgtgTAGGAGTAACTACGGTGGCCGTCAGGTAACTAAAAATGTGAAAGGCTCCCTCTAGAGTCAGAGTTTGGTTTGGCggttctgggctactgtagaaacatgacGGTGCAACATTGCACACTCCTTGGAAGAGGACCTACTCCGTATGCAGATATGAAGGGCCCATTCTAAGACACAACGATTCTTAGTTCCGGGTGATTATACACtcatgaaaacataattatgagtGTTATATTCCATTTCGGccaatagatccccctaaaacctacacactggtccttttaaatttgtttgcCTTTGCTAAAGAAGAAGTCACCAGACAACACTGGATGCAGTTTCATATGCCAGCATGTTTGTATTGATACTCGGACCAAATGGCTTGTAAATACAATTTCAGTGCAGACAATGGTTGTATACAATATAGCTAAACTTATTTAGGGGGCTAACGATGATTGTATGTAACACTACAGCTGTGCTCCAAGCAGTCCGACAAGCATATGCTGCTTTATCTGCTCAAAGTGTCAGTGTTATTTTCACGATGGCGGTGCTCACAAGCACTGGGTGCGCCGCCCCTCGGCAGGCTCCCAGAACTTAGCCAATCAGAAGAAAGTGGCCTTTTAGGGAGGGGGGCCTTACAGAGCTAATATTGCCTGTTTTAGTGAGAAGCTCGGTTGAGTGGTTGCATAACAAGCATTATGAGACAaacaaggatttttttaaaacggAATCATGCAAATCTATTCTAGTGGAGTCCCAGAATCAAAATGtagagctggaaatgagcataACAGGTCCCCCTTTAATTATGACTGAAAcagttattttattaattatttattttaagtggtTTCAGATTTCTTCTACTGTGGAGAGATTAGACAAGTAGTCCTCCAAGTCAACAATCATGAGAGGCTGTGCTTGCTAATGTTACAGTGGCCCTGAAGGGTCTGATATCCATGCATGAGCCAATTATAAACACGTAATTAGAGTGAATCCTTAAAGCGTTGCTTTGTCATATGAGGATGTTTTGTATGAGTTTTGTACACTTACATTTTCATCAAGACCATCTAATATGAGAGGTGTAGTTTAACTAGCGTTCCGTGTGTCTAAATTGCCAAGAACAGAACAGAGTTTTAAGAAGTTGCTCAGAGAGTGTTGCTGGCTTGTGCTTAAACACCCTGAGGCCAAGGGGCTTCACTCATTCTGAGAGATACTGGGATATGATTCTGAGAAATAAGAGCATGTAGACAAGATGGATTTTGGTGATGgtgaacattttactgcaaCAGACACGTTACATTTACCAGCCTCTTGTGTCCATTTACTAGTTTGAGGGTTGAAGGGCAGGGAAAAACAGGGTGGTGTTTTGTGTCATCAGAGAACCTTTACTACCAATTGTGTCCTTGTTGTGTGATACTACTAGTTGACTTACAGTCATTGTTGTGTCACTATTATTTAGTCTTTTGcaggttgttgttttcatgCAGATATGAATAAAAGATTAAgatgtgtatgggtgtgtgtgtgtgtgtgtgtgtctccacttgtctttgtttcattattataaTCATCATTTTAGTAATCTGAGACAGATGCAGACAAGGGCAGATGTATTATTCAGTAGTAGGAATACACAAGATTAACTGTGATCAGCATCAGGTGGCATCCATTTTGcctgaccatttttttttctccttattgGGTCACCAGTTTTATACAATAGGTGGTGACTAAGGTGAATTAAAATATATCAGTACTCTGTTTggtaattttgttatttttccagaaTAATATTGATCCTCAGAACTGTtcttaaaactgttaaatttttttaaccAACGAGGCTAAATTTGCCATATATTACAGAAGTCTGCTCCAAGGTCGCCTAATGGCAGCTAAAGAGGCGTGGAGGATGTTGTCGAAAGACTGCATATTTTATGCACAGAATAATAGACAGTATTTTATACACACTAATTTGGTTTTCTGTGGCTCAACAGATGGTGGTTCGAAccctggctcctcctgtccacatgtcaaagcTAATGAGCCCCATATTGCTCCCGATGGTCAGACCAGTgttatataaatgcagtccgTTTACCATTTAAATATATGGAGGTTTGGAGCAAATGGCAGAATTTTGAGTTTCACCCCTGTTTCACCCGTTGTGATTGACTTTGTAGTGTAACTGTAGTGTAATACAAATACAACCCCCCCCACCAAAGAAATGGAACTTGTGAGTAACATGACTATCATCACTGCCAATCATTTACTAATAACAAATGCAGATCCTCTAAAACATTTCAGTACCTCTTGACATTATACTGACAGTTGAGAAGGTGTGTTTGCTGAATGATAATAAGCCATTTGGTCTATTTTAAGCTGCTGTTAAGGCCCCACCTTGAGCTCACCAAAACTTCACCCTGCAGCACTAAGTGCTCACCTGCCATGTTCACATTCTGACTACCACCCAGGTGGAGATcactgttttttcagttttgtctcttaACTCATGTTCATAccctcattattttcttttttttttaccttttaatatttataaaatttgaatttagagttgttgttttttcacactGCATGACAATGTCAGGTATACAGGGTATTTTATTTGCATTGCAGCTATTGAAACAAGATGCCATGGTTTCATATGGTTGCAACATGACAATTTATATGCAATATTTACCATTATTTATATTGTACCTTGGAACTTTGGAATCATGACCATAAATTGGTTAAAAGCGTTTTTAAAGACACCCACCGCTAGTCTCAGTGAAGAGACTAGTCAGTGTAAACAGTTTCAGGCAATCAACAAAGTTTGCCGGCCAGACACAGACAAGAAGTACCCAATGTAGCATGCAAACAGTATGCAAATTTATACCGTTGTCTGTGACTGTCTAATGTTGCCAACAAAATACTAATATTTGACCCCAAATCAACTGCCAGCAAAATCATAGATGTCTCTATTTCATTAGAAGACTAGTTTTTAACATTACTTTCTACATCTTTTAGATGTTACTTTTTAATCCACAATGAATGAGCAGGTTGTGAGATTTATTGTGACTATAACCTTACGTCACATTTTGTCTCCCATAGGCCTGGATTCAGATGAGTCGTATGAAGGGGTGTCGGAAGCCAGTTTCAAAGATGCACTGGTGTTTGATGGCAGCAGTCAGAAGGACAACGGCTCAGTGCCACAGGAGAACGGCATCAAGAAACACAGGTACTGCTGGATTCCTGCACCACATTCCatctgcaagtgtgtgtgtgtatttgtatgtctGAGCTGCATTATGTGTTCTCCAGAAACTATTTGAAGCTTCCTACTGAATCTAATACAATGTGAAGGGCAGGGTCACAACTTTTACTGACTAGGGTTGGATGCCACTTGGTTAATAGCTCTGTATTTGATCTTccatttacagatttttatgttgtcttttgttgacatttattataacacattttttctcaCAAAGTTTTGCCACGCAACTGAACTGTACACTGCCATTGtagcatgaaaaatgactggaaGACATGGCTGCAAGTTGAAAAGATGGGCCCATTTTATTACCAtaacaaatgcattttcataGTAAGGCAAAGTAAGTATTCACTCAAGTTGCAGTAAGATTAATGACCTTTGGAGGACAGCTGTTCTACGGTACATATGTTAAATGCCAGCACATGTAAAGAAAGGCACACCATGCAAAAGTTACTGGGTTCTTAGAGAGTAGGAGTGAATTTCTGCAAGAAATCTTAGAATATTTATTCCAAGGCTTTTAGATTGGTGTGATCCATTCTAGATGTGAAATATCGAAGAGAAAAATAGAAGGAGAAAAAGTTGGGAGAAGTCAGTGAGGGACTTATTTTGTTGACTCATACATAAAAGCATTTGGCTTTTGCTGCCATATTACTTTAATGTCATTAGAGTAATGACAAAGAGAGTGGAAAATTACCACTCTAGGAAAGAGAGGCTTGACTCTGTTTTGGCTTTTGGTCATGTGAACAGATCTGTTCtcgtctgtctgtttgtccacTATCATCAGAACAACAAGTCAGATTTaggttgaattgtttgtttctttctcgtTGTAGCACCTGCCATTTTCTTTCTAATCTACACATAGCATTTCTGTATCCTTTGCCCTGCTAACAAACCAGAAAGACCACATGCTCAGTTTATCTGAAACCTTGATTTTCATTCTGACCGGTTTGTTAGATTAAATACTGTTGGTATTGATCCACATGACGGTGATACTGAGAGCAGGCATGGGAGAACAGAATagctttcttctctttctgtaactgtgtttttatatcactgtcatcttgggaaatatgttttttggatGCCAAAGACTTGGAAACAAGGGCAGCACAATTGAGACACCTCTGAAGCTGACGTTACAGATGATAGAAAACTGGATGGTCGATGAAATCAATACTAAGTGTGTTAACTTAAAGGAGGTTGGTGGGTTTTGTGGCTGAACATATACTTTTAACTCATCAGTTCGTCCTGTGATGTCAAATCTGATCCTTTAAGAAAATACCAAGTACAGTACCAAGTGTCAGATATTGGAGAAGCTGTGTTTGTCCATGCTCTTCATTCATGCCCAGaaattttgtctttcatttcagGATGTCATTACCTGCTCCCATGTTTTCCAGAAACACTATCAGTGTCTGGAGTATCCTGAAAAAATGCATTGGATTGGTAAGGAGCCACAGATGCAATGCTAGTTTTCTACACATATTAATATCCCAGTGACAAGTACACTGTACAGAGGGAAACTTCTTTAGTGGGCGGTTTAGATGCTTTCATAGTTGACAGAATATAATAGATCATAACCAGgctaatgaatatttttgtccCACGTACAGCGTAGTGTGATTTGAGGAATTTgtgtttgaaacaaacaaataaaaataaaaaaacctgaaaaggGTTTTCAGTAACTGTATTTAAGGGACCATGTAACTAGTGAAAAATCAGTATTTTGAATTATGTCATAAATatctaaaacaaaatgacttctTTTTACCTGGGACATGTCTAAAATTGATagtgtaatattttaatgatacaaTAACATTGGCCATCAGTTGTTTCAACATCAATTCTTATATGTTATCACACCATCCTGTTTATGACACTAATAGTTTTCTCTCGCATTAGCTGCATTTACAAGGACAAAGGCAGAGGATTTAagaatttcaaataattttagCCGAGGTCGAAATCTAAAGTACAGACTTGATGTTGCGTGCTTTTCACAGGAACTGTCCAAGATCACGATGCCCATCATCTTCAACGAGCCTCTGAGCTTCCTACAGAGAATCACAGAATACATGGAACACACTTACCTCATCAACAAAGCCTGCTCACTGTCCAACTCCATAGAGCGCATgcaggtcagagagagacaaacacacacacacacacacacacacacacacacacacacacacacacgcacacaagtcATCAGTGTATgggcttgaaaaaaatgaacattttgttcatttttaaaatgtcatttttaatggaaagcatttttcactgtgtctgtgtgaacaaCTCTGATATTCTTTTAAGAGCATTGTccacattcagacacattttaatttcaaacaaaaacaatattattttgGTATTACAGtagtatttattttcagtattgaaaaaaaaagagagcttgagcTCACTATACAGTCTATTAAAGAATATTAACAATTGGAGCCTCACAAATAAATCCTTAGTGTTAGGTGAGGAAGATTCAACAACCCGTACTTGGTATATAAATCCAAATTCATTTATCTCACTTGCAGTTTTGACTCTGACATGCTCCGCTCTGTCGGAATTGAAGAAATACAAAACCTTCATAATATAGATTAGAGAAGACCAGAGATCAAGGTCATTGATTCTGGCATAAACAGTCTGTTTTACATGCAATGAAGCCCAATGTATTTATCCAATCAACCAactcaacagacacacagatgcataCACTCACTGACTCAGAGAAGCTACAGAAGATGCAATGTATGTGgaaatagaaacacacacatataaacagtGTCATGTCtcgcaaatacacacacacactaacatggTCTTTCTGTGATTGTTTGTCTTCAGGCAGTTGCTGCTTTTGCTGTGTCAGCAGTTGCGTCACAGTGGGACAGAACTGGAAAACCCTTCAACCCTCTGTTGGGAGAGACCTTTGAACTCaccaggtacacacacatagacacacacatagacacacacacagacacacacacacctcttttaAATGTCACCAGTTTGAACTAtgtatttatccttttttttcctctactgcCTTCTACAGAGAGGAACAGGGTTTCCGGCTGGTATCAGAGCAAGTATCCCATCATCCGCCAGTCAGTGCCTTCCATGCAGAGAGCCTGGCCGGGGACTTTGTCTTTCACGGCTCCATCTACCCCAAACTCAAGTTCTGGGGCAAGAGTGTTGAGGCTGAGCCTAAAGGGACCATCACACTAGAGCTGCTCAAGTGAGTCCGACAGGGAGgctggtttgtttgttcctAGCACCGTTCTGTGATCCAAAATctgttcctcttcttctcctctcctttctctttccatttcttctcttttgtctggttttcttctttttttcttccattatcCTCTGCCTTTCCTCTTCTGCCTTTCCTGCTTTCTATTTTATTCTGTCATTCCTTCATGTTGTTCTATTCACCTCCCCTCTtccctgacccccccccccattcctctcctctgctcttctcctcCAGGCACAACGAGGCGTACACATGGAGTAACCCCTACTGCTGTGTACACAACATCATCCTAGGCAAATTGTGGATAGAGCAGTATGGCACAGTGGAAATAGTCAACCACAGGTATGTAAACGATACATGCATGGTCTCTCCAAGTTGTAGTTCTAGGAGGTACACAGAATAATTTGACACGCTGATTAGGCACAATGGGAGCTGagtgcatttttgcttttaacagTTTATACTTTGTAGGCTTAAgtgtagtttgtttttaaacataattaaaaaagaCATAGTAAAGCTATCGTGACCAAGAGACAATGatttacaaatacacacatattaatatttcagaaaaacttCTTTATAGAACAATGTATCGTGTAGTAGGGGTACagcaaacaattattttcaacgATTAccttgattattgattaatactTTATGTCAGAAAATTATCAAAAGTGCCCATCAAATCTCCTAAAGCACAAGGTGACATCTGcaaattgcttcttttgtctgaccagaAGTTCAAATGATAACGATATTAAGATTCCAGTGATataaagaaaacagcagcaaatctaCACATTTGAAGAGCTGGACTCagcaaatgtttgtcattttcctaAGTTAGTAAAACAGTTAATTATCCACATtaatgttgattcattttccttttttttcccactgtaaTATACAATAAAGTCAATTTAAAGGGTAAGGTCCTCTGAAATTGTTGATCGACCTTTATTGGTGGTCAGCAGGACATGCGTCATGATTGAGCCTCACCCACGACTGTCCAGAGTTTTGTCTCCTCAGTCCTTGCAGGAGACACTGAGCCACAGTCCAAGTACAAATAAAGCAAAGGATAACTGACTGATGTCTGTTGCTTACAGAGCTGTTAGACATTCCTGTCTGGTGCCTTCATTTACTCTGTCACAGTGTTTACTCTGATACTTTAGACTGTAGCGTGTTtactctctgtgtgttttctcgGGCAAAAAATCTCTGGATCacttttaaacctttatttaccCAGGGAAGTTCTGTAAAGCTTGTTTTGTAAAAGCTTTGTAGCCTTATTTCTGTCATGCTCTGTGTCATATTCACACAGTTGCACAGATTCACATCAGGAGCTGTGAAGCTGTCTAATCACAGTCCTGCACAGTTTGATGACACTATTGCACTGATTGGTTGTGTGTCTTGCATATAAAACACGGAAAGCTTGATCAAcagagtcagtctgggattcaGTCTGGCAACCTGTCGTCACAACACCCCACCTCTCAGGAGGGTTTATATTAAGTTGTTCAATTCCATAATACTCTTAATTACAATTAGTAACAATACTCTTTTCTCCTGTAAACCTCACACTTCTCTTTCAGAGACTTCAGCCTCAGTCCTTAATGTTGGTAATTGCCATGAACATACATCTTCTATATGAACATAAAGCAGAGTAATGTATGTTAAATAAAACGTTTTTATAATGGCTTTATTgcaaaatctttatttaaaaaaacaaacaaaaacaaaatccaatatGCGAGTATAGATAAGTGATATTTAATTTTAGGTTTTATGTTTATCAAATTCACCAAAGCTCAGCTAGCGACAAGATGTTAACCggttcttcttctctcctcttttcttcacGCAGCACTGGAGACAAGTGTGTGTTGAATTTCAAGCCCTGTGGGATGTTTGGCAAAGAGCTACACAAAGTGGAGGGATACATCCAGGACAAGAGGTTGGAGTTTGTCAAATCAACTACAGTATGAATGTTGTATGATGTTGTAGAATTTAAAGTTTCAAAACGTTGTTATACTTAACTGGTTCgtctttttcctcctcattttccATCTGCTTACACGtacattttctcttctccattttctcctttaattgttcctcttcttcttcttttcctctatgcacctcttcctcttctccttctttgtcTGTCACTTCTCCTCGCTTGTCCTTGTTCTCCACTCACATTTATTCTCCTTTTCTTGCTCTGAATATTGTCCTTTTCTATAAATTTTCTTCTCCactctctgtcttctcctgcttttcacctctcttgttttttcatcCTGTCCCTTTTCCTCCCATTCTTCCTCTACTAcgttttcctctcttcttcctcttctcccacctctgtcctgtctttctctctgtccagtaAAAAGAAGCGCTGTGTCATCTATGGGAAGTGGACCGAGTGCATGTGGAGTGTCGACCCTCAGGCCTACGAGACCCACAAGAAGTCAGATAAGAAAGGAGACAACAAGAAGCACAAAAATGTGAGAACAAGTTAGAAAATCGTTGCATTTTCACCTGTCCTTCTTTTTAATCCAAAACTGCTCACTGTATTTATTGTCATTGTTATGAGATTGGAATTTCTGTGTCTGCTGTATTTCATGGAAGCTTACATTGTGAATATTATTgggttgttttctttaattgctgtttttatgaATTGTCGGGTTAgtcccatttatttttttttctttttctcttaatttcttGTTGGTGTCCATAGCATTCTGTGTGGTCTTATCAAGGTAAACTAACAGGCTTGTGTAGGTTGTAGCTGAGGCTGTCGGCTATTCAGCTTTAgtctgtttggttgtttgtAGTGAAGCACAATAGCGGCAAAATATGTGTAGCTTTCCTGGTGACTTTAGAAAAACCTTTACTAAAGCAAATCAGATCGTGAAACAAACCTTGATATTCACGGTAACTACATAAAGATACGGTATAAATGATTCTAACATAATGTGAGTACTGAACTTTATGGttgcatatttttaatgtataagTACTTACAATGAAGTATATTATTTccaggaagagctggagggAGCGGAGAACGATGACGCGGATGACATGCCAGAAATCCAGGAGACGGTGTGTGTCGTACCAGGAAGCACTCTGCTGTGGAGGATAGACTCCAGACCAGCACACTCCGCTAcggtataaaaataaaaacacactcacgTATAGACCGACTGAAACACACAGGGGTTCCGAATCCAACACCTCATACACACTCATTGCCATGAGATCAGAGAtgtaactttgttttaaaaggaGGCTCTTGCACACATCACCAGTGAATCAGATGACAGACAGTTGATTAGCTGCTTTTCAGATACAAAAAAAGTCATAGACACGCAGCCTAGCAAACAAAAATTCAGTCAATGAGCTGTAATTGTCAAAGGATTTGCTTAACTGTATAATGTTGAAACTTGATTTTGATGTGTGATCAAGCAGATTTGACACATAAAAGATAAATGTGCCTGAATTAACAGAATACACATCTgcatttgcaaacacacactcacaacgttcttctcttccttctccagATGTACAACTTCACCAACTTTGCGATGTCTCTCAATGAACTGGAGCCTGGCATGGAGGCCATCTTGGCCCCCACCGACTGTCGCTTCAGGCCTGACATCAGAGCCATGGAGAATGGCAACATGggtaatttgatttaaaagtcTTATCAGTGTTAAGTGCATCTCTTGTTTGCCTGAACATACAGTGTCTTGTTTGCCGGCAGTGCCCTGCAGaaaccttgttttcttttgaataaataaataaataaagtataatgaGAAGTTACAGCTGACATTTAGAATTTTCTCTCAAGACTTTTCAgcaatgatacatttttattgccAAATAAGTGTGGAAGCTtgatgtattaaaatgaatccCAATGTGACAAGCAGAATATTAATAAGACagtgctgccacctgctggatGTCTGTATCACTGTCTTGTGGTGCAGAACTCTTTTACTTGAACAATGGGCTAAATGGTACAATCCGCAGAGGTTGAGACTTGTTATGTTTGTTCAGATGAGGCGAGTAAGGAGAAGGAGAGACTGGAGGACAAACAGAGAACTGCAAGAAAGGAGAGAGCCAAGAATGAAGAGGAGTGGTCTACTCGGTAGGAAACATGCGCGCACACTAACGTTCAGTGCTCTCAAGTGTTCAATTAAATTCTATCGAACATACAAATAGAACAAACACAACATAACTATATTGTTGTTTATCAGGTACATCCTGTTACAGAGACACCAAAGACCTGATATACTTGCTTTGATCAAACCAGTTTCCAAGCAAGTGAGGTCCCCTCAAAAGAGAGTTTTTAACACGTCAACATTGCCTTCATCTGTGGGGAAAGGTGTTAATGATGCGAAAGATGATATTTTTGCCAGTTTTGAAGACTGATGATCGTTTATTTTAAACTGACTGTGTGTATCAATAGGCAAGAAAAAGCTCTTATGTACTGTATCAAGATTAGCTGTTCATGCTTTTACCTGTCTTTTTATGGTCTAAAAACAGTCTCATAGAGCTTTGCTTTGACATGTCAGTGAATACACAGTGatgataaaatgtatttaaccTTAGTTTATACAGAGTAGTTTGGCCAAGTCCACATGCACTTTGACAGCATTGCCCCTAatactcactaattaacacattacattcatacaaaaactgaagtgtaaaaacaacaatttgttgttgttttgttttttggttttttttgtttgtttttttatgggaGCTTTGAGCAAAAACACAGatatatgagagtggtatcaatcttttcctctaactctcagcaaaaaaagcaaatcagcACATTCCACTAAATGTTGATCTATTCCTTGAACAGttatatactgaaaaaaaaaaaacaggaacagaatcataaacacaactgaaaaataGATAATAGGCAAGCTGAAGGCTTATTTAAAGCAGTCGCAGGCAGTAAGATGAGGATTATCAAGATTGTTCTTGAAGTTATGTAGGCGTACAAGCATTAGCAGGTCTTTCCTACATAGGACACTGAGTCTGAATGTAgagaataaaaagcaaatattccCAGAAACACAAAGTCCACTGAGTTTAGGGTTGATGTGATATTCTGCAGGCACAGATGCAATGCCTCCTTCAcgctaacaaaaaaaaaagatgtagaaGAGGGAGCTCTGCTACATCTGCTACATCTTGTCACCCCCAACTTTCTGGACAGTgttataaaacatgaaataataataaatgtaaaaataaaaatcaataaataaaacccacagtatgaattaaacaagaaaaaaaggatgaaaaaaatcaaacagaaacatcagaaaataactGAAGTGATGTCAGAAATTAAAGGGTAAACAATACAAATTACTCATAGAAAACAGTAACAGGCTGTTGAAAAAACCCAACAGaagtaacaataaaaataaaatttaaaaacaatgtttaaaaaaaaaaaaaaaaaaagtcatggtAAATCTCTGCAGTCATTTAGTTGGTGTTCGTGTGTCTTCCAGGTGGTTCCAGTCGGGCAACAACCCGTACACTGGCTTCCAGGACTGGATCTACACTGGTGGCTACTTCAGTAGGAACTACCAAGACCTGCCTGACATCTACTGATAGCCTGCAggccttcatcctcctcctcctcctctgtaacCTGCAATGATCTGCCTGTCACAAATTGGGGAGGAATGTTAAGAATCCACATACCAACTTTTACTCCCATCTTCATCTCACtgccttcatcatcatcttccctCTTTATAAACTGAGCGACAAACCCAGCACAGATtggaaagatttaaaaagaagcCAAATGTCGTCCATCAATTCTCTTAGACTGTGGCCTGCTTGATGTCTACTGAGTCttcaggtgcttttttttttgctttttttttcgTCATCTTCACCACAGTCTTGTTCTCATCATCTTGggtgaatttttctttttgtcaccTAATGACCAGCAAACGTTTCCCGTCTCTCTGCCCTGACAACATTTAGAGCACAATAAGCATTATATTCCTGGC includes:
- the LOC120803736 gene encoding oxysterol-binding protein-related protein 2-like, which gives rise to MSNEDEFYDAVTGLDSDESYEGVSEASFKDALVFDGSSQKDNGSVPQENGIKKHRMSLPAPMFSRNTISVWSILKKCIGLELSKITMPIIFNEPLSFLQRITEYMEHTYLINKACSLSNSIERMQAVAAFAVSAVASQWDRTGKPFNPLLGETFELTREEQGFRLVSEQVSHHPPVSAFHAESLAGDFVFHGSIYPKLKFWGKSVEAEPKGTITLELLKHNEAYTWSNPYCCVHNIILGKLWIEQYGTVEIVNHSTGDKCVLNFKPCGMFGKELHKVEGYIQDKSKKKRCVIYGKWTECMWSVDPQAYETHKKSDKKGDNKKHKNEELEGAENDDADDMPEIQETVCVVPGSTLLWRIDSRPAHSATMYNFTNFAMSLNELEPGMEAILAPTDCRFRPDIRAMENGNMDEASKEKERLEDKQRTARKERAKNEEEWSTRWFQSGNNPYTGFQDWIYTGGYFSRNYQDLPDIY